A genomic region of Stenotrophomonas sp. NA06056 contains the following coding sequences:
- a CDS encoding bifunctional (p)ppGpp synthetase/guanosine-3',5'-bis(diphosphate) 3'-pyrophosphohydrolase yields MNPGPTAKVAAVPAAAVPDYVLQLERAAHYLPPEQLPLLRRAWEVGASAHAGQTRKSGEPYITHPVAVAQVLAELGLDVEALIAAILHDTIEDTPLTREALSAEFGEAVAELVDGVTKLDKLKFRDRQEAAAESFRKMLLAMSRDLRVIMIKLADRLHNMRTLGAQSREARGRIARETLEIYAPIAQRLGMSLVKSELQNLGFKALYPWRHAILEKHIRSQPVVRREALAQVEVQLSQRLAKEGIEHRLVSRIKTPWSIYNKMRDENKSFDQVMDVFGFRLVVRGVPQCYHSLGAVHAAFKPLDGRFRDFIAIPKANGYQSLHTVLFGPYGSPIEVQIRTEEMDLIAERGVAAHWTYKFGGDSPNSAQSRAHAWIVELIDSQRAAGSSLEFLDNVKVDLFPDEVYLFTPKGKILALPRNSTALDFAYAVHTDVGNMAVASRVDKKLVPLRTKLVSGQSVEIITARSATPKPQWLEFVVTSKARTAIRHQLKQLEHEDAVQLGHRMLDRALEAMDSSLERLPKGRLDAFLAEHRFPRLEALLAEVALGNWMPTQAAQALMAYAELRGGAHSRHSSQEKILINGSERGVVTFAGCCQPIPGDDIMGYHTAGKGIVVHRMDCPNLAELRKSPERWVLIGWDTTVSGDYDTSLVVEVENGTGVLAQLAAAIAQSHSNIERVDYLDRDFNAAVLAFNIQVRDRNHLAEVMRRLRRLSVVQAVRRQ; encoded by the coding sequence ATGAACCCAGGCCCCACTGCCAAGGTCGCCGCAGTCCCCGCTGCCGCCGTACCCGATTACGTCCTCCAGCTCGAACGCGCCGCCCACTACCTGCCGCCCGAGCAGCTGCCGCTGCTGCGCCGTGCGTGGGAAGTCGGCGCCTCCGCGCACGCTGGGCAGACGCGCAAGTCGGGCGAGCCCTACATCACCCATCCGGTGGCCGTGGCCCAGGTGCTGGCCGAGCTCGGCCTGGACGTGGAAGCGCTGATCGCCGCGATCCTGCACGACACCATCGAAGACACCCCGCTGACCCGCGAGGCCCTGTCGGCCGAGTTCGGTGAAGCCGTGGCCGAGCTGGTGGATGGCGTCACCAAGCTGGACAAGCTGAAGTTCCGCGACCGCCAGGAAGCGGCCGCCGAGAGCTTCCGCAAGATGCTGCTGGCGATGTCGCGCGACCTGCGCGTGATCATGATCAAGCTGGCTGACCGCCTGCACAACATGCGCACGCTGGGCGCACAGAGCCGCGAAGCGCGGGGCCGCATCGCCCGCGAGACGCTGGAGATCTACGCCCCGATCGCGCAGCGGCTGGGCATGAGCCTGGTCAAGAGCGAACTGCAGAACCTGGGCTTCAAGGCGCTGTACCCGTGGCGCCACGCGATCCTGGAAAAGCACATCCGCAGCCAGCCGGTGGTGCGCCGCGAGGCGCTGGCGCAGGTGGAGGTGCAGCTGTCGCAGCGCCTGGCCAAGGAGGGCATCGAGCATCGCCTGGTCAGCCGCATCAAGACCCCGTGGAGCATCTACAACAAGATGCGCGACGAGAACAAATCCTTCGACCAGGTGATGGACGTGTTCGGCTTCCGCCTGGTCGTGCGCGGCGTGCCGCAGTGCTACCACTCGCTGGGTGCGGTGCATGCCGCGTTCAAACCACTGGATGGGCGCTTCCGCGATTTCATCGCGATCCCCAAGGCCAACGGGTACCAGTCGCTGCATACCGTGCTGTTCGGGCCGTACGGTTCGCCGATCGAAGTGCAGATCCGCACCGAGGAGATGGACCTGATCGCCGAACGCGGCGTGGCTGCGCACTGGACCTACAAGTTCGGCGGTGATTCGCCCAACAGCGCGCAGAGCCGCGCGCACGCCTGGATCGTCGAACTGATCGATTCGCAGCGTGCTGCGGGTTCGTCGCTGGAGTTCCTCGACAACGTCAAGGTCGACCTGTTCCCGGACGAGGTCTACCTGTTCACGCCGAAGGGCAAGATCCTCGCCCTGCCACGTAATTCCACCGCGCTCGACTTCGCCTATGCCGTGCATACCGATGTCGGCAACATGGCCGTGGCCTCGCGCGTGGACAAGAAACTGGTGCCGTTGCGTACCAAGCTGGTGTCGGGGCAGTCGGTGGAGATCATCACCGCGCGCTCGGCCACGCCCAAGCCGCAGTGGCTGGAGTTCGTGGTCACCAGCAAGGCGCGCACCGCCATCCGCCACCAGCTCAAGCAGCTGGAGCACGAAGATGCCGTGCAGCTGGGCCACCGCATGCTCGACCGCGCGCTGGAGGCCATGGACAGCTCGCTGGAACGGCTGCCGAAGGGGCGCCTGGATGCGTTCCTGGCAGAGCACCGGTTCCCGCGCCTGGAGGCCCTGCTGGCCGAAGTCGCGCTGGGCAACTGGATGCCGACCCAGGCCGCACAGGCGCTGATGGCGTACGCCGAACTGCGCGGCGGCGCGCATTCGCGCCACAGCTCGCAGGAAAAGATCCTCATCAACGGCAGCGAGCGCGGCGTGGTCACCTTCGCCGGCTGTTGCCAGCCGATTCCGGGCGACGACATCATGGGTTACCACACCGCCGGCAAGGGCATCGTGGTGCATCGCATGGATTGCCCGAACCTGGCCGAGCTGCGCAAGTCGCCCGAGCGTTGGGTGCTGATCGGCTGGGACACCACCGTATCCGGCGACTACGACACCTCGCTGGTGGTGGAAGTGGAGAACGGCACCGGCGTGCTCGCACAGCTGGCTGCAGCGATCGCGCAGAGTCATTCCAACATCGAGCGCGTGGATTACCTGGACCGCGATTTCAACGCCGCGGTGCTGGCGTTCAACATCCAGGTACGCGACCGCAACCACCTGGCCGAAGTCATGCGTCGCCTGAGGCGCCTGTCGGTCGTGCAGGCGGTTCGCCGCCAGTAG
- a CDS encoding RidA family protein → MSRQIINTEKAPAAIGPYSQAVRAGNTVYFSGQIPLDPATGDIVGVGDVEAQARRAFDNLKAVAEAAGGSLDKVVRLGLYLTDLAEFAKVNAVMQDYFQAPFPARSTIEVSGLPKGANFEVDAVMVID, encoded by the coding sequence ATGTCCCGCCAGATCATCAACACCGAAAAGGCCCCGGCCGCCATCGGCCCGTACTCGCAGGCCGTGCGCGCCGGCAACACCGTGTATTTCTCCGGCCAGATTCCGCTGGACCCGGCCACCGGCGACATCGTCGGCGTGGGTGACGTCGAAGCACAGGCCCGTCGTGCCTTCGACAACCTCAAGGCCGTGGCCGAAGCAGCAGGCGGTTCGCTGGACAAGGTCGTGCGTCTGGGCCTGTACCTGACCGACCTGGCTGAGTTCGCCAAGGTCAACGCCGTGATGCAGGATTACTTCCAAGCCCCGTTCCCGGCCCGTTCCACCATCGAAGTTTCCGGCCTGCCGAAGGGCGCCAACTTCGAGGTCGACGCAGTGATGGTCATCGACTGA